A genomic region of Stegostoma tigrinum isolate sSteTig4 chromosome 13, sSteTig4.hap1, whole genome shotgun sequence contains the following coding sequences:
- the LOC125458245 gene encoding clathrin light chain A-like isoform X1, producing the protein MAEDFGFFSSDNGTTGSAEEDPAAAFLAQQESEIAGIENDEGFSILDGGEVPPALQVHSSHETGGGFEEGLTAVNGEVYQESNCPNDSYAAIARADRLSQEPESIRKWREEQITRLENLDAASRKAEMEWKEKARKELEEWYVRQNEQLEKIKKNNRIADEAFYKQSFADVIGYVAAEEAFIQDSNEDSPGTEWERVARLCDFNPKTNKQSKDVSRMRSVLISLKQSPLVR; encoded by the exons ATGGCGGAAGACTTCGGTTTCTTTTCGTCGGACAACGGTACCACGGGCAGCGCTGAGGAGGATCCGGCCGCTGCCTTCCTGGCACAGCAGGAGAGCGAGATCGCCGGCATCGAGAATGATGAGGGTTTCAGTATCTTGGACGGTGGTGAGGTGCCGCCGGCCTTGCAGGTTCACTCCTCTCACGAAACTGGAG GTGGATTTGAAGAAGGCCTGACTGCAGTTAATGGTGAAGTATACCAG GAGTCAAATTGCCCAAATGACAGTTATGCTGCAATAGCTCGAGCGGATCGCTTGAGCCAAGAACCTGAGAGCATTCGAAAATGGAGAGAAGAGCAGATAACTCGCCTAGAAAATCTCG ATGCTGCTTCTCGAAAAGCAGAAATGGAATGgaaagaaaaggcaagaaagGAACTAGAAGAATGGTATGTTCGACAGAATGAACAGTtggaaaaaataaaaaagaataacAG GATCGCTGACGAAGCTTTCTACAAACAATCCTTCGCTGATGTAATAGGCTACGT AGCTGCTGAAGAGGCCTTTATCCAGGATTCTAACGAAGATTCACCTGGAACAGAATGGGAGCGAGTAGCACGTCTTTGTGATTTCAATCCCAAAACCAACAAGCAGTCAAAGGATGTATCGCGTATGCGTTCTGTACTGATATCACTTAAACAGTCACCATTAGTCCGCTAG
- the LOC125458245 gene encoding clathrin light chain B-like isoform X2 produces MAEDFGFFSSDNGTTGSAEEDPAAAFLAQQESEIAGIENDEGFSILDGGEVPPALQVHSSHETGGGFEEGLTAVNGEVYQESNCPNDSYAAIARADRLSQEPESIRKWREEQITRLENLDAASRKAEMEWKEKARKELEEWYVRQNEQLEKIKKNNRAAEEAFIQDSNEDSPGTEWERVARLCDFNPKTNKQSKDVSRMRSVLISLKQSPLVR; encoded by the exons ATGGCGGAAGACTTCGGTTTCTTTTCGTCGGACAACGGTACCACGGGCAGCGCTGAGGAGGATCCGGCCGCTGCCTTCCTGGCACAGCAGGAGAGCGAGATCGCCGGCATCGAGAATGATGAGGGTTTCAGTATCTTGGACGGTGGTGAGGTGCCGCCGGCCTTGCAGGTTCACTCCTCTCACGAAACTGGAG GTGGATTTGAAGAAGGCCTGACTGCAGTTAATGGTGAAGTATACCAG GAGTCAAATTGCCCAAATGACAGTTATGCTGCAATAGCTCGAGCGGATCGCTTGAGCCAAGAACCTGAGAGCATTCGAAAATGGAGAGAAGAGCAGATAACTCGCCTAGAAAATCTCG ATGCTGCTTCTCGAAAAGCAGAAATGGAATGgaaagaaaaggcaagaaagGAACTAGAAGAATGGTATGTTCGACAGAATGAACAGTtggaaaaaataaaaaagaataacAG AGCTGCTGAAGAGGCCTTTATCCAGGATTCTAACGAAGATTCACCTGGAACAGAATGGGAGCGAGTAGCACGTCTTTGTGATTTCAATCCCAAAACCAACAAGCAGTCAAAGGATGTATCGCGTATGCGTTCTGTACTGATATCACTTAAACAGTCACCATTAGTCCGCTAG